In Thiospirochaeta perfilievii, a single window of DNA contains:
- the eno gene encoding phosphopyruvate hydratase, whose translation MSTIEYVEAREILDSRGNPTVEVDVVLADGSFGRAAVPSGASTGIYEAVELRDGDKARFLGKGVLKAVANVNGPIADAVIGLDALEQVEVDRTMIELDGTENKSKLGANAILGVSMAVAKAAADHLELDLFKYLGAYKACMLPVPMANIINGGSHADNSVDFQEFMVMPVGATSIKEAIRMIAEIFHNLAKILKAKGYSTAVGDEGGFAPNLKSNEEAPEVIIEAITAAGYEAGKDVFIALDPAASEFFNKETKKYVFKKSDGRELSSEEMATYWAEWADKYPIISLEDGMDEDDWEGWKSLTDKIGDRVQLVGDDLFVTNTKRLATGIEKGVANSILIKVNQIGSLTETFEAVEMAKKAGYTAIISHRSGETEDVTIADLVVALQTGQIKTGSMSRTDRVAKYNQLIRIEETLGDQAEYAGMNAFYSIKR comes from the coding sequence ATGAGTACTATTGAGTATGTAGAAGCAAGAGAGATTTTAGATTCAAGAGGAAACCCTACTGTTGAGGTAGACGTAGTATTAGCTGATGGTTCTTTTGGTAGAGCAGCAGTTCCTTCAGGAGCATCTACAGGTATATACGAAGCTGTAGAGTTAAGAGATGGAGATAAAGCACGATTTTTAGGTAAAGGTGTTTTAAAAGCTGTAGCTAACGTAAACGGACCAATAGCAGATGCTGTTATCGGTTTAGACGCTTTAGAGCAAGTAGAAGTTGACCGAACAATGATCGAACTTGATGGTACTGAAAATAAATCTAAATTAGGTGCAAACGCAATTTTAGGTGTTTCAATGGCTGTTGCAAAAGCTGCTGCTGACCACTTAGAGTTAGACTTATTCAAATACTTAGGTGCTTACAAAGCTTGTATGTTACCTGTACCAATGGCAAATATTATTAATGGTGGTAGCCACGCTGATAACTCTGTAGACTTCCAAGAGTTTATGGTAATGCCAGTTGGAGCTACATCAATCAAAGAAGCTATTAGAATGATTGCAGAGATCTTCCACAACTTAGCAAAAATATTAAAAGCTAAGGGTTACTCTACTGCAGTTGGTGATGAGGGTGGATTTGCTCCAAACTTAAAATCAAATGAAGAGGCTCCAGAAGTAATTATTGAAGCTATTACAGCTGCAGGTTATGAAGCAGGAAAAGATGTATTTATTGCATTAGACCCAGCTGCATCTGAGTTCTTTAACAAAGAGACTAAAAAATATGTTTTCAAAAAATCTGACGGAAGAGAGTTATCATCTGAAGAGATGGCAACTTACTGGGCTGAATGGGCTGATAAATACCCAATTATCTCATTAGAAGACGGTATGGATGAAGACGACTGGGAAGGTTGGAAATCTTTAACAGATAAAATTGGTGATAGAGTACAATTAGTTGGTGACGACTTATTTGTAACTAATACTAAGAGATTAGCTACAGGTATTGAAAAAGGTGTTGCTAACTCAATTCTTATTAAAGTTAACCAAATTGGTTCTTTAACTGAAACTTTTGAAGCAGTTGAAATGGCTAAAAAAGCTGGTTATACAGCAATTATTTCCCATAGATCTGGTGAAACTGAAGATGTTACAATTGCTGACTTAGTAGTTGCTTTACAAACTGGTCAAATTAAAACTGGTTCTATGTCTAGAACTGATAGAGTTGCAAAATATAACCAACTTATTAGAATTGAAGAGACTTTAGGCGATCAAGCAGAGTATGCTGGAATGAACGCTTTCTACTCAATTAAAAGATAA
- a CDS encoding aminoacyl--tRNA ligase-related protein, whose translation MKYSKLFGKSYKFPTSKKKDKAWALLVQGGYFRALGKGLYSFLPLGMRVYNKLKKVIRLEMNTLDGEEVLVPIVNPYDLWKTSGRSELIDQEMLRFEDRTGKNYVLSPTHEEAFVELVRTAFNSYKDFPFFLYQFQTKFRDEERPRASLLRSKEFIMNDGYSFHKSYTDLNNFFPRVHAAYNHIFSLCNIDVISAESSVGFMGGSKAYEFLTPFEQGKDIVISCPKCAYSAKKKLAVGVKEYYQEDIVFMTKLATPGTVTMDKLAQFFDLPKHKLGKCMVFKKEKGLIMAVVRADYDVSLHKLSEILGENITKKQLEKILKL comes from the coding sequence ATGAAATACTCCAAGCTATTTGGGAAAAGCTATAAATTCCCAACCTCAAAGAAGAAAGATAAAGCTTGGGCTTTATTAGTACAAGGTGGCTATTTTAGAGCTTTAGGGAAAGGTTTATACTCATTTTTACCCCTTGGAATGAGGGTTTATAATAAATTAAAAAAAGTTATAAGGCTGGAGATGAATACTCTTGATGGGGAAGAGGTATTAGTACCAATTGTAAACCCCTATGATCTGTGGAAAACCAGTGGTAGGTCTGAGCTAATTGACCAAGAGATGCTTCGTTTTGAGGATAGAACAGGAAAAAATTATGTTTTATCCCCAACCCATGAAGAGGCTTTTGTTGAGCTTGTAAGAACTGCATTTAACTCGTATAAGGATTTCCCTTTCTTTTTATACCAGTTCCAAACAAAGTTTAGAGATGAGGAGAGACCAAGAGCGTCTCTATTAAGAAGTAAAGAGTTTATAATGAATGATGGGTACTCTTTTCATAAATCATATACGGATCTAAACAACTTTTTTCCCAGGGTTCATGCGGCATATAATCATATATTCTCACTTTGTAATATAGATGTTATTTCAGCCGAGTCTTCTGTTGGTTTTATGGGGGGATCAAAAGCTTATGAGTTTTTAACACCCTTTGAACAGGGGAAGGATATTGTAATATCATGTCCTAAATGTGCTTATAGTGCAAAGAAAAAGCTAGCTGTAGGTGTTAAAGAGTACTATCAGGAAGATATTGTTTTTATGACAAAGTTAGCAACTCCAGGCACTGTTACTATGGATAAATTAGCTCAGTTTTTTGATCTTCCAAAACATAAACTAGGTAAGTGTATGGTCTTTAAAAAGGAAAAGGGGTTGATAATGGCTGTTGTTAGAGCCGATTACGATGTTTCTCTACACAAATTATCAGAAATTCTTGGAGAAAATATAACAAAAAAGCAACTAGAGAAGATATTGAAGCTATAG
- a CDS encoding aminoacyl--tRNA ligase-related protein, with product MDDSVANTPNIVLGGNESGHSYINANFGIDFGCENVHDITEVKAHDLCFQCGSPLQEIRCLEVGNIFKLDDYYTKRMNLTFQDEDGIKRHPYMGSYGIGMGRLIQAVVDKNRDEKGIVWPWFLAPFKVYLISIGKSKIVNDLTQEVRDLLGKVVLFDDRDESVGVKFRDAELLGIPLRIVVSKDILKMVKLNFAQEKIVISG from the coding sequence ATGGATGATTCAGTGGCAAATACTCCAAATATTGTTTTGGGTGGTAATGAGAGTGGACACTCATATATAAATGCTAACTTTGGTATCGATTTTGGATGTGAAAATGTTCATGATATAACAGAGGTTAAGGCCCACGATCTATGTTTCCAATGTGGTAGCCCCTTACAAGAGATTAGATGTCTTGAAGTTGGTAATATTTTTAAACTAGATGACTACTATACTAAGCGGATGAATTTAACATTTCAGGATGAAGATGGTATTAAAAGACATCCATATATGGGGTCCTATGGTATAGGTATGGGGCGTCTTATCCAGGCTGTTGTTGATAAGAATAGGGATGAGAAGGGTATTGTATGGCCCTGGTTTTTAGCTCCATTTAAGGTCTATTTAATCTCTATTGGTAAGTCAAAAATAGTAAACGATCTAACCCAAGAGGTTAGGGATCTATTAGGAAAAGTTGTTCTTTTTGATGATAGGGACGAGTCAGTTGGAGTTAAGTTTAGGGATGCTGAGTTACTTGGTATACCACTACGAATTGTTGTATCAAAAGATATATTGAAGATGGTAAAGTTGAATTTTGCACAAGAAAAAATCGTGATAAGTGGTTAG
- a CDS encoding GNAT family N-acetyltransferase, giving the protein MDVFILDSSKLNEIMYNMENQNKESSIVISTGEILYTDDLKNSDLYPLPKWGPVEGFRIMNEFVSDLKNPIVKQELKSVLNQGHGVFRKFKNVLKDSPEIERIWYSFKKDAIKSKVLNWYNQIREYAGLDLFSEDDFEEEQDLLDFDFIIEKGNIDEFDFVSKCDKKGFYELYSNYPEDVIQDMYNRKRDDMLNSSMFDSDFLFIAKNPAGESVGIVWAASYILGDSYQGMDLLQLYVTPEYRGLGIGKLLLNKILDEYKSGEFKDLIVNCQGKKSWLITYLELEGYNLASQELSFRI; this is encoded by the coding sequence ATGGATGTATTTATCCTAGACAGTTCTAAACTAAATGAAATTATGTACAATATGGAGAATCAAAATAAAGAGTCTTCAATTGTTATATCAACAGGGGAGATTTTATATACAGATGATCTAAAAAATAGTGATCTATACCCCCTGCCTAAGTGGGGTCCTGTTGAGGGTTTTAGAATAATGAATGAGTTTGTATCGGATCTTAAAAATCCTATAGTTAAACAGGAGTTAAAATCTGTTTTAAATCAAGGGCATGGGGTATTTAGAAAGTTTAAAAATGTATTGAAGGATAGTCCAGAAATTGAAAGAATATGGTACTCCTTTAAAAAGGATGCAATAAAGAGTAAGGTTTTAAACTGGTACAACCAAATTAGGGAGTATGCTGGACTTGATCTATTTTCAGAGGATGATTTTGAAGAAGAACAAGATCTCCTTGACTTTGACTTTATAATTGAGAAGGGAAATATTGATGAGTTTGACTTTGTCTCTAAGTGCGATAAAAAAGGTTTTTATGAACTCTATTCCAACTACCCTGAAGATGTTATCCAGGATATGTATAACAGAAAACGTGATGATATGTTAAATAGCTCAATGTTTGATAGCGATTTTCTCTTTATTGCAAAAAATCCAGCAGGGGAGAGTGTTGGTATTGTTTGGGCTGCAAGTTATATACTAGGAGATTCCTATCAAGGAATGGATCTACTCCAACTATATGTTACTCCTGAGTATAGGGGGCTAGGTATTGGTAAACTACTTTTAAATAAAATATTAGATGAGTATAAATCAGGTGAGTTTAAGGATTTAATAGTAAATTGCCAGGGTAAGAAGTCCTGGCTAATTACCTACTTAGAACTGGAAGGGTATAATTTGGCCTCCCAGGAACTAAGTTTTAGGATCTAA
- a CDS encoding 1-acyl-sn-glycerol-3-phosphate acyltransferase, with the protein MSIMDQNGDIVEILVKNDTGDNGFRPDNVLQTGNEKNRKIISGIMDQLLLEGSRIQGKENIEELFKLSKEGKSCLILMEHYSNFDYPLLYKMIDEQLDADPEDMYPIAGMKLTETDPRVSAFSNAYNKIIIYPSKSIESEKDSEKQAELRKISGPINLAAMKALTKCKNSGKVILVFPAGTRVRPWAPESRKGVREMYSYIKTFDYICFVGKNGNILPPHESDKMDMDSPVRDLIFLTAEKPIKGRSYVKEVLENLPEGEDQKQFVVTKVMQHLFDLHDRVEPSRLKEKESLLN; encoded by the coding sequence ATGTCAATTATGGATCAAAACGGCGATATTGTCGAAATACTTGTAAAAAACGATACAGGAGATAATGGATTTAGACCTGATAATGTTTTGCAAACAGGAAATGAAAAGAATAGGAAAATAATATCAGGAATAATGGATCAACTACTTTTAGAAGGGAGTAGAATTCAAGGGAAAGAGAACATTGAAGAACTGTTTAAACTCTCAAAAGAGGGGAAATCTTGTTTAATATTAATGGAACACTATAGTAACTTTGACTACCCCCTTCTTTATAAAATGATTGATGAACAGTTAGATGCAGATCCTGAGGATATGTACCCAATAGCTGGGATGAAATTAACTGAAACGGATCCAAGGGTTTCAGCATTTAGTAACGCGTATAATAAAATTATAATATACCCTAGTAAATCCATAGAGAGTGAAAAGGATTCTGAGAAACAGGCTGAACTAAGAAAGATTAGTGGTCCTATAAACCTAGCGGCTATGAAGGCTCTAACAAAGTGTAAAAATAGTGGGAAAGTTATTTTAGTATTCCCTGCGGGAACTAGAGTTCGTCCTTGGGCTCCTGAATCTAGAAAGGGTGTTCGAGAGATGTACTCCTATATAAAAACCTTTGATTATATCTGTTTTGTTGGTAAAAATGGAAATATCCTACCACCCCATGAAAGTGACAAAATGGACATGGACTCTCCAGTTAGGGATTTGATATTTTTAACTGCAGAGAAACCAATTAAGGGTAGAAGCTATGTAAAAGAGGTCTTGGAAAACTTACCTGAGGGTGAGGATCAAAAGCAGTTTGTAGTAACCAAGGTTATGCAACATCTTTTTGATCTACATGATAGAGTTGAACCTAGTAGATTAAAAGAGAAAGAGTCTCTACTTAATTAG
- the vapB gene encoding type II toxin-antitoxin system antitoxin VapB: MQTAKLFANGRSQAVRLPKEYQFQGEDVFIQKHGDAVILMPHDKAWETFIHGLNSFTDDFMEDGREQGQNQDREDF; the protein is encoded by the coding sequence ATGCAAACAGCGAAATTATTTGCCAATGGAAGAAGTCAAGCAGTAAGACTCCCTAAAGAATATCAGTTTCAGGGAGAAGATGTATTTATACAAAAACATGGGGATGCAGTTATTTTAATGCCACATGATAAGGCATGGGAAACTTTCATACATGGTTTAAACTCTTTTACTGATGATTTTATGGAAGATGGAAGAGAGCAGGGGCAGAATCAGGATAGAGAAGATTTTTAA
- the vapC gene encoding type II toxin-antitoxin system tRNA(fMet)-specific endonuclease VapC encodes MYLLDTNICIYAIKNKPKSVLKKISENFNNGIYISSLTIAELEFGVSNSQNPENNRISLLEFLAIFTVLPFNEKDAIPYGKIKTYLRKSGNIIGPIDMLLSAQAISNDLIFITNNTKEFIRVPDIKLEDWSLV; translated from the coding sequence ATGTACTTACTTGATACCAATATTTGTATTTATGCTATTAAAAATAAACCTAAGAGTGTTTTAAAAAAGATATCAGAAAATTTTAACAATGGGATTTATATCTCATCTCTAACTATAGCAGAGTTAGAGTTCGGTGTTTCTAATAGTCAAAATCCTGAGAATAATAGAATTTCACTCCTTGAGTTTTTAGCAATATTTACTGTTTTACCATTTAATGAAAAAGATGCCATTCCTTATGGAAAAATCAAAACATACTTAAGAAAATCTGGAAATATTATTGGTCCTATTGATATGCTTTTATCTGCTCAGGCTATTTCAAATGACTTGATTTTTATTACAAATAATACAAAGGAATTTATCCGAGTCCCTGATATTAAGCTTGAAGACTGGTCTCTTGTGTAA
- a CDS encoding HAD family hydrolase: protein MIKHIIFDVDKTIYPESCGFGDEMDRRISQYAAKHINLPFEVADELRKTSVKNYGTTLRWLQLEHGLTDTDHYLDFVHPIDVESYLPNKEEIHNILRDIDIPMSILSNGPIENVDRILHFYNIKDLFNPIIDIKMNNLKGKPYIEVYEKILKEINLPINQILFVDDVEDYLIPFHDMGGNVLLINETSKKTRMNFDQLKNILELSDYLKKNNK, encoded by the coding sequence ATGATAAAACATATAATATTTGATGTTGATAAGACAATATACCCAGAATCCTGTGGCTTTGGGGATGAAATGGATAGAAGAATTAGCCAGTATGCAGCTAAACATATAAATTTGCCCTTTGAAGTAGCAGATGAATTAAGAAAAACATCTGTAAAAAACTATGGTACAACCCTAAGGTGGCTTCAGTTAGAGCATGGATTAACAGATACTGACCACTACCTAGATTTTGTTCATCCTATAGATGTAGAGAGTTACCTTCCTAATAAGGAGGAAATTCACAATATTTTAAGAGATATCGATATACCAATGTCTATCCTATCGAATGGTCCTATTGAGAATGTTGATAGAATTTTACATTTCTATAATATAAAAGATCTATTTAATCCAATAATAGATATAAAGATGAATAACCTAAAAGGTAAGCCATATATTGAGGTATATGAGAAAATTCTAAAGGAGATAAATCTACCTATAAATCAAATACTATTTGTAGATGATGTAGAAGATTATCTAATACCATTTCATGATATGGGTGGCAATGTACTACTTATAAACGAGACAAGCAAAAAAACAAGAATGAACTTTGATCAGTTAAAAAACATCTTAGAATTAAGCGATTATTTAAAGAAAAATAATAAATAA
- the flcA gene encoding periplasmic flagellar collar protein FlcA, which yields MPSINNIDKFVQLLNSLGDEPRILEQRGQKIEPASVPDRSAQEENPFLVNIEEDDDGEMPDLSGDLESFDDDDDFLLDDDSEIDAVPDLEENEDFTFDELDNFEEITNIDDIDPLNEIDNIDEIDNIDEIDEIDNIDEIDNLDEIDNLDEIDNLDEIDNLDEIDTLDEIDTLDEIDNLDEIDNLDEIDTLDEIDNIDEIDNIDEIDNLDEIDNLDEIDNLDEIDNLDEIDNIDDIDDLEDIGDIDDIEELSELTDEDLDTSPDSLADENEIKDIDIDDIGFDDDPNIDDFEDGDSVFDLPSIEDEVLEDDFGSLEDDDTDEFSLGDFGDSFNFDKGSAPTSLSLEEFTESPEEEEKVDEEVKYSEEEFNSLKKTLGSLPLNLKLVIEEEIAENGLFGAKLNGLVDLLIDDAPLKDIVKYVNKRLGHNIKVSSSFTKLTALDFEKKKEKFSYIFINIVFPKLKWIFPLTIALSLIYIAGYFWGYKIIKSESIYKEGHELILIDKYEEAYDKFLEAFDTHRKKKWYYIYADTYYDRKAYNYAEDIYIQMMNEDSKDLHAILSYAKMKGFDQGDYSKATYFLVNNVDHGIREYEIMTTLGDLYMAWAKIDPQHYEDARLWYAETMLDYGPKPDILFKYLNYFIQTDKLQEVKNYRRMFEISKDVKVDGDTYARMAGYFMDKGIVENVRETLFRGIGDNPRNPNLHYQLSRYFQTIGNDREVEKAARNAIFYYEFGGNLTAEELTSLVDSKRILGELYSKEKRYLVAEKNFKEAVSLYENLRDRNFILKDEKYGQIYSDYGDIFYYAGNSYSTAYNLFNKAEENEYHTSELSYKKGFINYQDNNMKDALLEFHNSEDVRENNQAVMFAKANTLSHRGSYNAALTYYNMLLRYLQKIEEEEETLYPAENESHLAIIENYIRLYNNIGVTLYKLKGEKSLPEVGMSFTKSTEYYDYLTRDPELLIRSGLRDLAFYNTKAILYPDKDIELQLYNPISKDFSDLNLGIVSTLE from the coding sequence ATGCCTAGTATTAATAATATAGATAAATTTGTACAACTTTTAAACTCATTAGGGGATGAACCTAGAATCCTTGAGCAACGTGGTCAAAAGATTGAACCCGCCTCAGTTCCAGATAGGTCTGCCCAGGAAGAAAATCCTTTTTTAGTTAACATTGAAGAGGATGATGATGGAGAAATGCCTGATCTATCAGGGGATTTAGAATCCTTTGATGATGATGATGATTTTTTATTAGATGATGATTCTGAAATTGATGCAGTCCCAGACTTAGAAGAGAACGAAGACTTTACCTTTGATGAGCTAGATAATTTTGAAGAGATTACAAATATTGATGATATTGATCCTCTTAATGAAATAGATAATATAGATGAAATAGATAATATAGATGAAATAGATGAAATAGATAATATAGATGAAATCGATAACCTAGATGAAATCGATAACCTAGATGAAATCGATAACCTAGATGAAATCGATAACCTAGATGAAATAGATACCCTAGATGAAATAGATACCCTAGATGAAATCGATAACCTAGATGAAATCGATAACCTAGATGAAATCGATACCCTAGATGAAATAGATAATATAGATGAAATAGATAATATAGATGAAATCGATAACCTAGATGAAATAGATAACCTAGATGAAATAGATAACCTAGATGAAATAGATAACCTAGATGAAATAGATAATATAGATGACATTGATGACCTAGAGGATATCGGCGATATAGATGACATTGAAGAGCTTAGTGAATTAACAGACGAAGACCTAGATACATCTCCAGACTCCCTAGCAGATGAAAATGAAATAAAAGATATTGATATCGATGATATCGGCTTTGATGATGACCCAAATATTGATGATTTTGAAGATGGAGATTCAGTTTTTGATCTACCATCGATTGAAGATGAAGTATTAGAAGACGATTTTGGATCCTTAGAAGATGATGATACAGATGAGTTTTCCCTAGGAGATTTTGGAGATAGTTTTAATTTTGATAAGGGTTCTGCTCCAACATCCCTCTCATTAGAAGAGTTTACTGAGAGTCCGGAAGAAGAAGAAAAGGTTGACGAGGAAGTTAAATATAGCGAAGAAGAGTTTAATAGTTTAAAGAAAACATTAGGTTCTTTACCCCTTAACCTAAAATTAGTCATAGAAGAAGAGATCGCTGAAAATGGTCTTTTTGGTGCAAAGCTCAATGGCTTAGTTGATCTTTTAATAGACGATGCTCCTTTAAAGGATATTGTAAAGTATGTAAATAAGAGACTAGGACACAATATAAAGGTCTCTTCATCATTTACAAAATTAACAGCCTTAGATTTTGAGAAGAAGAAGGAAAAATTCTCATATATCTTTATTAATATCGTCTTCCCTAAGCTAAAGTGGATCTTCCCCCTAACTATAGCTCTATCTCTAATTTATATTGCTGGATATTTCTGGGGGTATAAGATAATTAAAAGTGAGTCTATATATAAGGAAGGTCACGAACTTATATTAATTGATAAATATGAAGAAGCCTACGATAAATTCTTAGAAGCTTTTGATACCCATAGAAAAAAGAAGTGGTACTACATATATGCAGATACATATTATGATAGAAAGGCGTATAACTATGCAGAGGATATATATATTCAGATGATGAATGAAGATTCTAAGGATCTTCACGCAATTTTATCCTATGCAAAAATGAAGGGTTTTGACCAGGGGGATTACTCTAAAGCAACCTATTTTTTAGTTAACAATGTTGATCATGGAATTAGAGAGTATGAGATTATGACAACTCTAGGGGACCTATATATGGCCTGGGCGAAAATAGATCCACAGCACTATGAAGATGCTAGGCTATGGTATGCAGAGACTATGTTAGATTATGGTCCAAAGCCTGATATACTTTTTAAATATCTTAACTACTTTATTCAGACAGATAAACTACAGGAAGTAAAAAATTATAGGCGGATGTTTGAAATTAGTAAGGATGTTAAGGTAGATGGGGATACCTATGCTAGAATGGCTGGATACTTTATGGATAAGGGGATTGTAGAAAACGTTAGAGAGACTCTATTTAGGGGAATTGGAGATAATCCAAGGAATCCTAATCTTCATTACCAACTCTCAAGATACTTTCAAACTATTGGTAACGATAGGGAAGTAGAGAAGGCGGCAAGAAATGCAATTTTTTATTATGAGTTTGGTGGGAACTTAACAGCCGAGGAGTTAACATCCCTTGTAGATTCTAAAAGAATCCTTGGGGAGCTATATTCAAAGGAGAAGAGATACCTTGTAGCTGAGAAAAACTTTAAAGAGGCTGTCTCATTATATGAGAACTTAAGGGATAGAAACTTTATTTTAAAAGATGAAAAGTATGGACAGATTTACTCAGATTATGGTGATATCTTCTACTATGCAGGTAATAGTTATTCAACTGCATATAATCTGTTTAATAAGGCGGAGGAGAATGAGTACCATACTTCAGAACTCTCCTATAAAAAAGGTTTTATTAATTACCAAGATAACAATATGAAGGATGCTTTATTAGAATTCCATAACTCAGAGGATGTTCGGGAGAATAATCAGGCTGTAATGTTTGCAAAGGCAAATACACTCTCCCATAGGGGAAGTTATAATGCTGCTTTAACATATTATAATATGCTTTTAAGATATCTCCAAAAAATTGAAGAGGAGGAGGAGACTCTCTATCCAGCAGAGAATGAGTCTCATTTGGCAATTATTGAAAACTATATACGGCTTTATAACAATATTGGTGTTACTCTATACAAATTAAAAGGGGAGAAATCACTACCTGAAGTAGGTATGTCATTTACAAAATCAACTGAGTATTATGACTATTTAACAAGGGACCCTGAACTTCTAATTCGATCAGGCTTAAGGGATTTAGCTTTTTACAATACCAAGGCGATCTTATATCCAGATAAAGATATTGAATTACAGTTATATAATCCTATATCTAAGGATTTCTCAGACCTTAACCTTGGTATAGTATCAACTTTAGAATGA
- a CDS encoding aminotransferase class IV, which yields MAFTLSMHPWVYTAKFKDDSWTEKFIEQEHLTSQEESKLSAIEREELLTKRNNIPELPLVNFTTQYGMGCFEGAKAYPQKDGSLKVFRPDENAKRMSNSMAGLLMPAIDPKMLELAIIEGVKRNSELGFLPTYKSEWEDNNFLTADAVYIRPFSYAEPGIGLGISVAPWVVCVSTNVSGYFKEGMRSRALVTDKVRATKGGTGWIKCDSNYVIPTLVKKRAEKDGFMEAIFLDAAEQKYIEEGSSCNIFFVLKNGTLVTPELGDTILPGITRKSVIELAKDMGINVEERKISIDEVLSDATETFVTGTAAGVTYLESFTYKGKETVFGDGNIGELTLKLQKTLKGIQYGVLEDKFGWMKSF from the coding sequence ATGGCATTTACATTAAGTATGCACCCATGGGTTTATACAGCAAAATTTAAAGATGACAGCTGGACAGAGAAATTTATTGAACAGGAACATTTAACATCCCAGGAAGAAAGCAAACTTTCTGCTATAGAGAGAGAAGAACTCCTTACTAAGAGAAATAATATCCCAGAACTACCCCTGGTAAATTTTACAACACAGTATGGAATGGGATGTTTTGAGGGAGCAAAAGCTTACCCACAAAAAGATGGTTCTTTAAAAGTTTTTAGACCAGATGAGAATGCAAAAAGAATGTCCAACTCTATGGCCGGATTATTAATGCCAGCAATAGATCCAAAAATGTTAGAGCTTGCAATTATTGAAGGTGTTAAAAGGAATAGTGAACTAGGCTTTCTTCCTACATATAAAAGTGAATGGGAAGATAATAACTTTTTAACTGCAGATGCTGTCTATATAAGACCCTTCTCCTATGCGGAACCAGGTATCGGTTTAGGAATATCAGTAGCTCCATGGGTAGTTTGTGTATCAACTAATGTAAGTGGATATTTTAAAGAGGGTATGAGAAGTAGAGCCCTAGTAACCGATAAAGTAAGGGCTACAAAGGGCGGAACAGGTTGGATAAAATGTGATTCTAACTATGTAATCCCTACCCTTGTTAAAAAAAGAGCTGAAAAAGACGGTTTTATGGAAGCAATTTTCCTAGATGCCGCAGAACAGAAATATATTGAAGAGGGTTCTAGTTGTAACATCTTTTTTGTACTTAAAAATGGAACCCTTGTAACACCTGAGTTAGGAGATACTATACTACCAGGTATTACTAGAAAATCTGTAATTGAGTTAGCCAAAGATATGGGTATAAATGTAGAAGAGAGAAAGATATCCATAGATGAAGTATTATCCGATGCAACGGAGACATTTGTTACAGGAACTGCAGCTGGTGTTACGTATCTAGAATCATTTACATATAAAGGTAAAGAGACTGTTTTTGGTGATGGTAATATTGGAGAGTTAACTCTTAAACTTCAGAAAACCTTAAAAGGTATACAGTATGGAGTTTTAGAAGATAAGTTTGGTTGGATGAAATCATTCTAA